AAAAATATGGTTTCAACAAAGACAACAGTTATACCATGTTTATCCCAAATACTTACGAATTGTACTGGAATACCTCCCCTTCTGAGTTCTTTGAGAAAATGCAGAAAGAATATGAAAAATTCTGGAATGACTCCCGTAAGGCTAAAGCCGCAGCATTAAACCTTAGCCCGATTCAGGTTTCAATTTTAGCGTCTATCGTAGACTCTGAGGCCTTGTACGATAAAGAGATGCCAATCATTGCGGGGCTTTACTTAAACCGTCTGAAAAAAGGAATTTTACTTCAGGCAGATCCAACGGTGATCTTTGCCAATGATGATTTTACGGTTAAAAGGGTAACTAATTCTCTTTTACAGGTTCAATCGAGATACAATACTTATAAGTATGCAGGATTGCCTCCGGGACCAATCATGATGCCAAGTATAAATGCAATTGATGCGGTATTAAACAAGGACAACAACAACTACATCTATATGTGTGCAAAGGAGGATTTCTCCGGCTATCATAATTTTGCGGTTACGGTTCAGGAACATGAAATCAACGCCAAAAAATATAGAGAAGCCTTAAACAAACGCAACATTTACAAATAAGGATGTATACACACAGCACTAAAGTCAGGGTACGTTACGGAGAAACGGATCAGATGGGATACGTATATTATGGCAATTATGCAGAGTATTACGAAGTTGCCCGTGTAGAAATGCTTCGTAGTCTGGGAATGGATTATGCAGGGATGGAAAGCAGCGGGGTAATGATGCCGGTTCTGGAGCTGAACTGCAAATACATCAAGCCGGCACTTTACGATCAGGAGCTGACCATTAAAACCACCATCCATGAGCTTCCGGGTATACGCATACATTTCGTGTATGAATTGTTCAACGATGCTGACGAACTGATCAATATCGGAAAAACGACCTTGGTATTTGTAGACATGGAAAAGAATAAACCATGCTCGCCTCCTGA
This region of Pedobacter steynii genomic DNA includes:
- the mltG gene encoding endolytic transglycosylase MltG, producing MTNENEKSFKTKTKVILAVLLAILVVGGYYGLQFYKVYFAPNTTGKEKYLYVRTGHNIDDLFQEIRRKDILTDIGTFSQAAAKMDLKSALKPGRYKIAKGMTNRGLINMLKAGNQEPVKLKFQNIRKKENFAGYLAKNLESDSLTFIKLLDSASLIEKYGFNKDNSYTMFIPNTYELYWNTSPSEFFEKMQKEYEKFWNDSRKAKAAALNLSPIQVSILASIVDSEALYDKEMPIIAGLYLNRLKKGILLQADPTVIFANDDFTVKRVTNSLLQVQSRYNTYKYAGLPPGPIMMPSINAIDAVLNKDNNNYIYMCAKEDFSGYHNFAVTVQEHEINAKKYREALNKRNIYK
- a CDS encoding acyl-CoA thioesterase, coding for MYTHSTKVRVRYGETDQMGYVYYGNYAEYYEVARVEMLRSLGMDYAGMESSGVMMPVLELNCKYIKPALYDQELTIKTTIHELPGIRIHFVYELFNDADELINIGKTTLVFVDMEKNKPCSPPENFMEKLKVFFN